AGGCTAGAAAGCATGAAACTTCTTTGCAAGCTTCTTGACCAAGTTCTTGTTCTTGTTAAGCTTCTTAAGACCTTCAACATCCATGTACTCAAGACCGATCTTCTGAGACTGTAATCATAAATAACAAAGTAAGATTATTACAAGAGGCAAAAACAATTTGGTCAACTCACCAGTGTGGCCTTGGTAACTTGAGAATTCAAGAACTCAagcaaataattaaaaaaataacaacATGAAGATGTAGCCATCATAGCGAGCCATAAGCTTATTAAGACAGAGCAAGGGATTTGATATAAACACTCTGATTTGAATTCTTTTTCAGTACACATAACATTTGATATAACTTTCACCATGTTGCTAACCTCTATAAACGCATTGGCAATCATTCCTGCATCTAAACAGTCGAACACATAAATAGAGGGTGTCTTCAGCTAGGAATCCAAGTCGCTAATAAAACGAAGCCATTCAATTAGAAGCCATTCAATTTATTATGATTAACAACCAAATAAAACGAAGGAAGGCATGATGGACTTACAAGTATATTATGACTCTTGAGgctgaagagaaaaaaaagctcATAATGAACACTCCCATATAGAGCTTCTCCAAATTCCTTTTCGTCAAGTAGTTTTCTGTTGTACCTCAAAACAGAGATTACCTGATAAGTGATAAATAATACTGATATTTATGGTTTTTGCCAAATCAATGAAATTTCACTACCAAATAACCAATTTTAAGAACAAATTGTGACCAAAAAAATAGCTCACAAAGGCTAAACTTTGGAAGTATTAACAGAATACAATTTGTGATTCAGATGGCCACTCCATCCTCGATAAAAAAATGCAGGCCTGGAAGAGAAAGTAAGCACCTGACCTTTATTTAATCGAACACCTTTCTTGGCTAGGCAATCAGCCAGCACAAACCATGGCAGTTTACTTGTAATGAAAGCTTTAATAGCATTGTAGAATCTGACGAAATAAGAAAATTCATTATTCCATGCTCTACAGCCCTTTCAATGGATTCAATAGCATTCTGCAATGTGATTACCACCAGATTCAGCATTGATAAAATCCCCAATGACAATTTCAACTGAATTTGATCGAAATCAATGAGGTTGGTGAATCTAGTGGGAGAAACTATTAGATAGAGCCCAATTGGACCATCAGAATCTTAAGAGAGAACGTTTTAATTCGTACCTAGCAAATTTACTAAGCATTTATCTAAACAGACTGATATGAAATCAACATGAACGGAGGAGCGGCAGAATAATAATTGGATTTGAGATGGATGAGGATATGATACCTTGATGGATTTGAACACTTAGCTTGACCAGATTGGTACTGTAATGTACCCTCCAGCATCGACTCTGCCATAACCACCCTCTTCTCCATCAGATCAATCTATCTCATAGTCTACTTGTATTTCCCCTGCATATATACATCTGGTCTATCAGGATGTATAAAATGCGCAGGCATCAAAGATACACATCTAATTACATGCCAAGACCAGATGCACATCCAAGAACGACTGTAATACAAGTATCATGTAAATAATTGAAAAGAAAGTAAAGACTTACCTTTAATTGAGTTGGTTGCATTTAAAACTTTGACTGAGGTTTCTAAAAAGATGTAACTTAAGAACATATCCGGGAACAGCCAAGGAAAGTTCTCTGCGTTAGTTATCAAGAATCAGAGGTTGAAAACCATATTATCTTGTTGCAATAGCAGGAAAGCTatgaaaataaattaataacaGATAAATTCTAAATAGGTCCAAATCCGAAAGTAGTTCCCGTTCAAAAACATCAGATGGGTGATGTAGATTTAGATTCACTAATTACGAATCTGAAATCAATTTTAAAATCGGATCAAACGATTAATAGATCAGTTGAATCACAACGATAAACCCTAAAACTTGGTGATGAAATGTTTTCGAAATGATTCGTAGGTATTAGTTCAAAATGATGAGAATCGTAACAAGGTTACAAATCGATTATGATTGTGAATGATCAGATAAGAAATTCAAAGTGAAATCAAAAGTTTTTAGGTTTCTCAGGACCTTATAAAAAAAACCTGTAAATTCTTTATTAAACGGATAAATTAAAACTCGCGATCGaattaaaaaagtgaaaaataataGAGGGTGTCTTCTGTTTTATTTGGTTGTTAGTCATAATATACTTGTAAGTCCATCTGAACTCTAATCTTGATTTCGTCGATAAAATTTAGTTGAAATCATAAGCAATTACAAACTAGGgttgattacaaaccctaaaaatattTCGTAAACAAAAATCGAAACTAAACAGTtcaaatcaaagaaaatgatacaaggATTATAGATCGAAGCAACAATTCTAAAATTAGATCAAAATTCGAAGTAAAATCGAACTTATTAGGTATTTAAAGTTGTCACTGAACTTTCCAGAACTTGATTTTGGTAAAAAATATAATGAGAATTTAACAGGATTGCAAATATAGATGAgaaacttatctttttctttcgaCATGATGATGAATCCTCAAGTTTTCTTCGAGCTTCATCAAGTGAATCTCCATTCATCGTTATTTGCAGAGCAGTGGAGAGCGCAGTGGAGAGAGAAAAGAAATTAGAAAATGAAACCGAAAATGAAACCTATGCCTAGTTTTATTGCATTTATATACTAAAGGGTATTCTTGGTATTATAAAAGTTATTTTAAATAAAACTTTTATTAACAGGCCCGGAATTCTAAAgttttgggcctagaaatatcaaaatgtaGAAAAATGGAGCTGACAGTGTATGATCCATTTAATGGGGCTTctctatattgaacccatatagtagggggttctagtatttttcaccgAGTTTTATGTTATCTCATCGCTTCGTTGGGCTCAACTCCTTTTCATTCACCATATTAGTAATATGGGCTTTGGCTTACTTGTCCAGGCCAGCGTAgattttgaacgattttttgggaccattgttTCTTTGGGGGAccttggttttattttgggtaaaaatATTAGAAGTAaacctaggtcaccccatatctagataattaattaatacctaaactacccccATATTTAATTTTAGGTTCTGATTAGTGAAATTATtttgttaaaaataattagtgagattaaattaaaagattgaTTTTTTATTAGATGAGGAGAATTATTGAGAgtgtaaagttagagaagatgaaggataaaaacatgaaaaataattttttttttccaattcactaactttgagtattcaagtgatgaaaactcatctgattcttcatctccatcctctcctagaatatttgttaaccttcaaaatgatccggatttggcttatttcttagatggtgattggaTTCCtccccaaaatgaaactcaagatgaaaatgatggattttatcaaccagaACCGGaagaagagtatttgggtgtccaggtatgctccaaacttagataatgtatgttgaattggtaaaaacttccccaaaaatgtaaatttttgaactagattttgaacagttcggttacattatatgaagaacatgtaaccgaaatgttctgaaggtgtagttcggttgccatgtgagatgaataagtaaccgaactcgcttgaaggtgtagttcggttgctTTTCCCAAACACGCACgttaccgaactccatattaATGGAAGTTCTGACATACAGCATTATGTTCGGTTGATTCCCTACTAACCGAAATTTACGTACAAATAAGTATATAaggttcggttggttcgcaaactgcatgtaccaactatctaaccgaactaggtttaataagttcggttgtttcgcaaacttgaacctaacatcaTAACCAATCGAacctaacaaacaaacaaaatctgaagttccagtgtctagttcggttatctacataaaatacaaagtaaccgaacacCGAGTTCGGTTTTCGCTATAAAATTTATATGTTACCGAACTCTGTTCCTTTTATTTTTTCGGTTGCTTTGCAACTTTCTTAACCAACCCAACGTGTAGTTCGGTTTTCCCGAAAAAATtatcatgtaaccgaacttatttgtgattgcattgatgttgttacatttcttgtagatggaatccccacctataccaatgcatgatcaaccttcccgattggtatgttgttcgaagatacatctcatcactatgctaATGAGTTAGAATTTACTTACCTATTGATGtgaagaattgggctagagaacatgccaagagagtcaattgtgtcttggttttgaatggaaaagaaagcaacaCTCTTTTATAAATGGTTTGTGAGATAAGTGGAGATCCcaatgttagtcacaagaggaagggttatgagtataaaggaaagacgacgaggaagaacacaacgtgctcaaagaaaatcaaatgtccgttaaagctagtatttagcaagagaaaattaacgaagaaatggtttctagctatggataaggtggtaggtcgtcataaccaccctcgtccggatgatcttgaagggcatgcaatggccgcagggctcactcctcaagaaatggaaaaaatagctgcgtataggaaattgtgtattccaccttccacaatgcttcgcttattaaagcaAGATAACCCGGGTAACGTATCATCTTTGTACACGATTTACAATGAAATTGAgacgattaaaaggaatgaatggaaggatagaaatgtaatgcaacaatttttttttttggctcaagagaaaggctacacagttcaaaagaaggtaggtccggaagaagaaataaatcATCTCTACATTTCCCATCCGAAGAGtgtccaattggctcaatccttccatgaagttcttataatggattgcacttacaagaaaaacaaatacgaaatgccattgttgaacatttttggtcgtacgtcgacgaagtcaccgtttaccgttgtcttttgttttctaaaggactagcaagaaccaagttacacttgggtGTTACAACAAATGAAGGagatctaccgagatgatgagatccccggggttatcgtgacggacaatcaaatacctccaagcggacctcatcacactcattttctatattccataccttgttcttttgacgtttcaaaataggaacaacatttttatgatcttaaaaaaacaacatcatatcttatatactaatatatatagaaaagaacaatatatgtcaaatataataaaatgactgagaaatcaaaatcttgatggttaaaattgaaccatacctttgtcgcaaagatcttggcagcccatgagtttttgtagcccatcAATACCTGCCTTCCATCTTTTGGAAtaccatatgttggattctttggaGGCAAACACAAATCTTTATGAGGAATGTATGAATATCTAGCACAAGAAtttttaggcgtctttctaggtatctttaccactatgtctgcttgttcctcttcatccgagtcctcctatgattcatcatcatccttatctccatccttgtcttcgtcttcctcatctttttcaccctcatcatcgccaccctcatttcctcctccttgagctagttaatcttctccaccttgattatgttcttcaCTGCTCATCTCTTCCACtatctcttcattaacttgttggattacgttgttaacattatctctattgacaccatcttggatgacaacacccggtaatgacccacctccatacttagcatttttggttccacgcttatCGGCACCTAAGTGTTGGGAGTTCTCAAATCTTCCGGTAATGGTTGGTTggatttcttacctttgccactaaacaaaaaacaaaagaaataaggaataatTCACGAAAAAAAACCAACTCAAGAAAAAAATCGTGCtccagggtagagttcggttactcaaTTATTTTTTCGATAAACTGAActccacatatatatataaatagccaagagttcggtttgtcaaagttttttgcgaacaaaccgaacatattggaacaagttcggttatatgggtactaaacatatagggaaaaaaagaacaaatcgGTTACATGgccaattatttatttattttgtaataagGGTACTGTTTGGTTACATGGCAGTTTTAAACAtttatgcgaaacaaccgaacaaaggTGCTAGAGTTCGGTAGTGTGGGTACTAGAAATTTTGGGAAAAAtcaaacagttcggttacatggaatttttcctatttttggtaatatgactatagttcggttacatggcagttCAACAATTTTTTTGCAAAACAACCAAACtcacgagttcggtaacctagttttcaatcctatagagccgaactgttcttcgtttcatggagttcggttaagaaactacGGAAACAATAAAAGACGCTCTAACCGCACTAAAACTGTAACTTcaatttgaaccctattttgatgatttctaatcaactgaatcgatgaaaatcaaattaaaagaaatgggtttctcgggaaatacctgcgaatcggacccatggaagaatcaggcttcttactgcgtctattatactggatTATGGATTCACTTGGCTCTTCCATTCTCTTGGTTGTTCCATTTCTTTATGAATATCAAAATCACTTGgctgatttgctagatgtcctaatAGGGGACCTGTTGCTGGGAGTCTTTTGGGTTTTttttcgaagaaccattcttatagtcgattgattaatcgacgaagaaaattttatgaatcgacgataaatCGATGGAGATGATGTTGAAATGgggaagaagaggagaaaggGAGAACGAGCGGCTAGGTTTAGGTTTAgagtattttgtttttgttaatttAGGGTTACTTTTAATCAGTGATAGTTATCAGATTAGGGTTAATTTTAATTAGGGTAAAGGCCAAATTAGTAATCTCATGATTTTAGGACATCTCTTAACATTGTAGGGTAGGTgtcctaataagaccatggtccccaaaaaaaccatggtccctaaaaaatcgttctagattttctctctttctttctattTTGTTTCCGGCCGTCGCGTCGGGTTGCATATCTTGTACAAGTCATGAAACAAATTGTTATCTCACAGTAAAATATCAACCAGTAAAAATGACATTGACTAGATTGATTAGTTACCCTTCACATTGAGATTCCCTCTCACATGCGCGAACCGATTTTTTTTATGGAGATGCAGGTAGTTAATAACAAACGAGCGGAATAAGATAGATTGAAAAAGAAATTTTATGGATGGAGATGCAGGGTATGGTATCAAACCATGTACCTCTCGCATGCAAAGAGAGCGCTCTACCATTTGAGCTACATCCCTGTAGTGTTGTCTCCCAAGTTTTAGCAATGAGCATATATGTATTTTTGCATACAGAAATAGTCGCTGGTACGTCGACCAAAAAGATCGAGTTGTGTACAATCAAGAACACACGTTATAATTCTCCCACTCCACTACAGTGTAGATCTATGATGAAAGCAGCTAGTGGGGCGGTGAGTTAGAAGGATATATAGTGCATGTCAAAATCTATGGAGGGAAACGAGTCCATGCAACATAGATATCACACGCTTAAAAAAGAAAGTTCCAGCACATCACATTGCCGAACAGAATCCATGTTCTTTTTTGCTGAATATACTCGGTTTCATACGTTCcagcaccttcttcttctttcaatcgaCATAGAGCTATCCTAAGTGGGAGTTAAAAGATCATTATTGTGATCTTGATTATTAAGAGATTAACCATTACCCACTACTATTTTGGGTGCAAGCATGAGTCACAACTTACAAAAACACGACTATAAATAGATCAGTAGATCATAAGCATAATATTATACATTCATCCCTTAGTCTATTCACTCAAACATCCATTCTTATTAACATTTGTTTTGCTTTCCAGTTTGAAAACCTTAGTCTCCATATACAAATCAATTTCTATACTCTTTATTAGCTACTGAAAACTTGAATCGACTCATCAATTTTAAACATTATGGCTTCATCCGCATCATGTTTAGGTTTTGTTCTTAGCTTGTTCCTCATTACTAGTTTCGCTACTATTGCCCAAAGCCGAATAGCCAGGAAAGACTTGGGTTTGGACTTCGGAGGCAATGTAGGAGCTGGAATTGGTTCAGGAATAGGCTTAGGAGGAGGTGGTTCTGCGTCGGGATCTGGCTCTGGATCTGGTTCCGTTCGTGATGGAGGTCAAGGTGCAGGTAATATAGGAAGCAATATTGGAGGTAATGCAGGAAGTGGAGTAAGTACAGGAATAAGCTTAGGTGGAGGTGGTTCTGCATCTGGGCAAGTTGGGGGTAATGTAGGAGGTAAAGTCGGAGGTAATGCAGAAGCAGGAGTTGGTACAAACATAGGTTTAGGTGGAGGTGGTTCTGCATCCGGCTCAGGTTCTGCTTCTGGTTCCGCTGGCGCAGGTGGACAAGGTGGAGCTGATGTAGGAGGTAAAGTCGGAGGTAATGTAGGAGATGGAGTTAGTACAAACATAGGTTTAGGTGGAGGTGGTTCTGCATCCTCCTCAGGTTCTGCTTCGGGTTCCGCTGGTGCAAGTGGAAAAGGTAGAGCTGATGTAGGAGGTAAAGTCGGAGGTAATGTAGGAGTTGGAGTTGGTACAAACATAGGCTTAGGTGGAGGCGGCTCTGCATCCGGCTCAGGTTCTGCTTCTGGTTCTGCCGGTGCAGGTGGACAAGGTGGAGCTGATGTAGGAGGTAAAGTCAGAGGTAATGTAGGAGCTGGAGTTGGTACAAACATAGGCTTAGGTGGAGGTGTCTCTGCATCCGGCTCAGG
This genomic stretch from Papaver somniferum cultivar HN1 chromosome 5, ASM357369v1, whole genome shotgun sequence harbors:
- the LOC113283848 gene encoding glycine-rich cell wall structural protein-like, whose amino-acid sequence is MASSASCLGFVLSLFLITSFATIAQSRIARKDLGLDFGGNVGAGIGSGIGLGGGGSASGSGSGSGSVRDGGQGAGNIGSNIGGNAGSGVSTGISLGGGGSASGQVGGNVGGKVGGNAEAGVGTNIGLGGGGSASGSGSASGSAGAGGQGGADVGGKVGGNVGDGVSTNIGLGGGGSASSSGSASGSAGASGKGRADVGGKVGGNVGVGVGTNIGLGGGGSASGSGSASGSAGAGGQGGADVGGKVRGNVGAGVGTNIGLGGGVSASGSGSASGSDGAGGQGGADVGGKVGGNVGAGTNIGLGGGGSASGSGSASGSAGAGGQGGANIGGKVGGNVGAEVGTNIGLGGSGSASGSGSAFGSAGAAGQGGVDVGGKVGGGQGGADVGGQVGGNVGAGVGTDIDLGGGGSASGSGFASGSAGAAGQGRADIGGKVGGDTEAGVGTNIGLGGGGSASGSGFASGSAGAGGQGGVGARGKIGGNAGAGIGAGIGK